One window of Kosmotoga arenicorallina S304 genomic DNA carries:
- a CDS encoding ATP-binding protein has translation MAERLIDSLTSAIVEIDNKGNILLRNSRFEASFGKISNIFEIINKSFWNILMDAIKKHYPLAFYDKRHRRILQNSREYYSLFLSPTKKGTFVVEFHRRNLENIKDELVEESHEKGNIIRKIELEFLTILNRFLITRGACFGLAWETGKKLFEAGVLSGFKLTGNDGSNEENKYLGSLKEPIVKNKIESCFESMVLEYSLSEETEISFKLLADFWIKLINLYASIYKPTVRATGNISGESAQKRSEFIKELTLRIRNYVEDAVGAITRFRREFFRSFDDKNLKEQFDELQKRLNILWDILVIFDEALSNTVLDKETDLLNLIKDIIKAFRTKIPPTIKIELSPDNWNPHIIKGDKVKLEILFSTLLEYALDNLKEKDIPSGEISFTLSSGESEYLVVIKDTGKKMHREKIENILKVPKSIEEGYQSFMLQAIILQQNIKFSIEAEEKGNSFILIFPKNSSSLK, from the coding sequence ATGGCTGAAAGGCTCATAGATTCCCTTACATCCGCCATTGTGGAGATAGATAACAAAGGTAATATACTTCTGAGAAATTCACGCTTTGAGGCCAGCTTTGGCAAAATTTCAAATATCTTTGAAATCATAAACAAAAGTTTCTGGAATATTTTGATGGATGCCATAAAAAAGCACTATCCCCTTGCATTTTATGATAAAAGGCACAGAAGAATACTGCAGAATAGCCGTGAATATTACTCTCTTTTCCTTTCACCGACTAAGAAAGGAACCTTTGTCGTTGAATTCCACAGGAGAAACCTTGAAAACATAAAAGATGAACTCGTGGAAGAAAGTCATGAAAAAGGAAACATCATCAGAAAAATCGAACTCGAGTTTCTCACTATCTTAAACAGGTTCTTAATAACGCGAGGAGCTTGCTTCGGGTTAGCATGGGAAACCGGGAAGAAGCTTTTTGAGGCTGGTGTATTAAGCGGTTTTAAGCTCACCGGAAATGACGGAAGCAACGAAGAAAATAAGTATTTGGGTAGCCTTAAAGAGCCTATTGTTAAAAATAAAATAGAGAGTTGCTTTGAATCAATGGTTCTTGAATACAGCCTCAGCGAAGAAACTGAGATTTCTTTCAAACTTCTTGCAGACTTTTGGATCAAATTGATAAACCTGTATGCTTCCATCTACAAGCCGACTGTACGAGCAACCGGGAACATTTCCGGTGAATCAGCTCAGAAGAGAAGCGAATTCATAAAGGAGCTTACCCTTAGAATACGCAATTATGTGGAAGATGCGGTCGGGGCGATCACAAGGTTTAGAAGGGAATTTTTCCGTAGTTTCGACGATAAAAACCTCAAAGAGCAATTTGATGAGCTGCAAAAAAGGTTAAACATATTGTGGGATATTCTGGTGATTTTTGACGAAGCGCTTTCAAATACAGTCTTAGATAAAGAAACAGACCTCCTAAACCTTATAAAAGATATCATTAAGGCTTTTAGAACAAAAATCCCCCCTACCATTAAGATTGAGTTATCACCAGATAATTGGAATCCCCATATCATTAAAGGGGATAAGGTAAAACTGGAAATCCTTTTTTCTACGCTTCTGGAATATGCATTGGATAACCTGAAAGAAAAAGACATTCCATCAGGAGAGATAAGTTTTACACTTTCAAGTGGTGAAAGCGAATACCTTGTAGTTATAAAGGACACCGGCAAAAAAATGCATAGAGAGAAAATAGAAAATATATTGAAAGTTCCAAAATCAATTGAAGAGGGGTACCAGAGTTTTATGCTTCAGGCAATTATCCTCCAGCAAAATATAAAGTTTTCAATAGAGGCAGAGGAAAAGGGAAACAGCTTTATTCTAATCTTTCCGAAAAACAGCAGTTCTTTGAAATGA
- a CDS encoding type II secretion system protein — MIRKKGFSLVEMLIVLAVMATLIATITPVAMNAIRKAKAVQVAFNLKVLTAGMENKILLDSEVPENIKVIGRDIDATSYGVAYSASGGHYAIVAFTTSEVHFDSVNETLKDATDTSSVIPADALYLPGGLQDASNAKVFYRVDFDIY; from the coding sequence ATGATTAGAAAAAAAGGGTTCTCTCTGGTGGAAATGCTTATCGTTCTTGCTGTGATGGCTACGTTGATTGCAACGATAACGCCTGTGGCCATGAATGCCATTCGCAAAGCAAAAGCCGTCCAGGTTGCTTTTAATCTGAAAGTGCTTACTGCAGGCATGGAAAACAAAATCCTTCTTGATTCAGAAGTACCAGAAAATATCAAAGTCATTGGCAGAGATATTGACGCAACAAGTTACGGAGTAGCTTATTCCGCTTCAGGCGGGCATTACGCAATAGTTGCCTTTACCACAAGCGAAGTTCATTTTGACTCGGTTAATGAAACTCTCAAAGATGCGACTGACACTTCTTCCGTAATCCCTGCCGATGCCCTGTATCTCCCGGGAGGCTTACAGGACGCCTCAAATGCAAAAGTGTTTTATAGAGTAGATTTTGACATATATTGA
- a CDS encoding PspC domain-containing protein — protein sequence MKKLYKSRKNKVIDGVCGGLAEYLEIDATVVRLLWALTTFIWGAGILLYILAMIIVPREPIEEETKEIFEEKGQKISEKPLHNENIGKILIAFVVIIIGLFLLLPGTFSVFFWKLLLGLMLIAGGGFIIFKSLRKEQD from the coding sequence ATGAAAAAGCTGTACAAATCCAGGAAAAATAAAGTGATAGATGGCGTTTGCGGCGGACTGGCAGAGTATCTTGAAATAGACGCGACAGTTGTCAGATTGCTCTGGGCTCTTACGACTTTTATATGGGGAGCGGGCATTCTCCTTTATATCCTTGCTATGATAATCGTCCCCCGCGAACCTATCGAAGAAGAAACCAAAGAAATCTTTGAAGAAAAAGGGCAAAAAATCAGCGAAAAGCCATTGCATAACGAAAATATCGGGAAGATTTTAATAGCTTTTGTTGTGATAATTATCGGGCTTTTTTTGCTACTTCCGGGCACTTTCAGTGTTTTTTTCTGGAAACTCTTACTGGGCCTTATGTTAATTGCCGGTGGCGGCTTTATCATCTTCAAATCATTAAGAAAAGAGCAGGATTAA
- a CDS encoding diacylglycerol/lipid kinase family protein translates to MKVLVIINPMASNGKALKDYREKIRPLLKKELGNYDERFTKAPGDAIKMAQQATGYGKIISVGGDGTLNEVVNGIMLSGAGIPVGMIGVGTGNDFSKTFGIPNNYGAMVKKIAGDNVFLSDVLEVEYKDFEGKLQKRYAINVVGAGFDADVTVRMNNSKLKVRGKLTYLMSFLIEFIKTKTYSLKLNVDGKEKSINCFFVAFGNGKYFGGGMKACPSAIPDDGKIDVMGIERMSKLRLLYHFPKIYKGQHITVPTVFEIPAKHAEIYSADGRKVMFEIDGEIIGTIPLKIGVKPKALRVLV, encoded by the coding sequence ATGAAAGTATTGGTTATAATAAATCCTATGGCTTCAAATGGGAAAGCTTTAAAGGATTACAGGGAGAAAATCCGGCCACTTTTAAAAAAAGAACTCGGGAATTACGACGAAAGATTTACCAAAGCTCCGGGCGATGCCATAAAAATGGCACAGCAGGCAACTGGTTATGGAAAAATAATCAGTGTTGGAGGCGATGGAACACTGAACGAAGTTGTTAACGGGATCATGCTTTCAGGAGCCGGGATACCGGTTGGCATGATAGGGGTAGGAACCGGGAACGATTTTTCAAAAACCTTCGGTATCCCCAATAACTATGGAGCCATGGTAAAAAAAATCGCCGGGGATAACGTCTTTCTGAGTGATGTATTGGAAGTTGAGTATAAGGACTTTGAAGGAAAATTACAGAAAAGATATGCTATAAATGTTGTTGGCGCGGGTTTTGATGCTGATGTTACTGTAAGGATGAACAACTCAAAGCTAAAGGTACGTGGCAAACTAACTTACTTGATGTCCTTTCTTATTGAATTTATAAAAACAAAAACCTACTCTTTAAAACTCAACGTTGACGGAAAAGAAAAATCAATAAATTGTTTCTTTGTAGCCTTTGGAAATGGAAAATACTTTGGCGGTGGCATGAAAGCCTGCCCTTCGGCTATACCAGACGATGGCAAAATAGATGTAATGGGTATTGAAAGAATGAGTAAGTTGAGATTGCTGTACCACTTTCCAAAGATATATAAAGGCCAACATATCACGGTACCGACTGTTTTTGAAATTCCAGCAAAACACGCAGAAATCTATTCGGCCGATGGAAGGAAGGTCATGTTTGAAATAGATGGGGAAATCATTGGCACAATACCCTTGAAGATAGGTGTTAAACCCAAGGCCCTGAGAGTTTTAGTCTGA
- the kamE gene encoding lysine 5,6-aminomutase subunit beta, giving the protein MSGLYSMDRRDFDRTLDLKAVKPYGDTINDGKIQLSFTLPVTAGPEAVETAKLLMKKMGLNNPQIVYQKELTPGFTFFVAYGECVHSVDYTAIKVPKIAVKKMSMKEIDAFIQENIGRKIVVIGATTGTDAHTVGIDAIMNMKGFAGHYGLERYEMFDAYNLGSQVSNEDFVAKAIELNADALLVSQTVTAKDAHIKNMTELVELLEAEGIREKVILIAGGARITHELAKELGYDAGFGPGTFAEDVASFIAHELLRRIDKR; this is encoded by the coding sequence ATGAGTGGACTCTATTCCATGGATAGAAGGGATTTTGACAGAACCCTTGATTTGAAAGCGGTAAAACCCTATGGAGATACCATAAATGACGGAAAAATTCAGCTCAGTTTTACTCTGCCTGTTACAGCTGGCCCGGAAGCGGTTGAAACTGCGAAACTACTCATGAAAAAAATGGGATTGAACAATCCTCAGATTGTTTACCAGAAAGAGCTCACCCCGGGATTTACCTTTTTCGTTGCATACGGTGAATGTGTACACAGTGTCGATTATACAGCCATCAAAGTACCTAAAATCGCAGTAAAAAAGATGAGCATGAAGGAAATAGATGCCTTTATACAGGAAAATATAGGCAGAAAAATAGTGGTTATCGGTGCGACAACAGGCACTGACGCACACACAGTGGGAATAGATGCCATAATGAACATGAAAGGATTTGCGGGGCATTACGGTCTTGAACGTTACGAAATGTTTGATGCTTACAATCTGGGAAGTCAAGTTTCCAACGAGGACTTCGTTGCGAAGGCAATCGAGCTAAATGCAGACGCACTTCTCGTTTCTCAAACTGTTACAGCTAAAGATGCTCATATAAAAAACATGACAGAACTTGTGGAACTCCTTGAAGCCGAAGGGATCCGTGAGAAGGTAATCCTTATTGCAGGTGGCGCAAGAATAACGCATGAGCTTGCAAAAGAATTGGGATATGATGCAGGGTTTGGACCCGGTACCTTTGCAGAAGATGTTGCTTCCTTTATTGCACATGAGCTTTTGAGAAGAATTGATAAAAGGTAG
- the kamD gene encoding lysine 5,6-aminomutase subunit alpha, with product MTAKSKLGLDIKKVNRARELAKDIALDVQKFVERHTTVSVERTICRLLGIDGVSKGGVPLPNVVVDQIKEKNLLGDGISLYLGNAMLETGLSAQEIAEEIAGNRLDITELPMHDLDDIKALLEPLVNESIAFIKGNREKRESLIARLGEGSQPFLYVIVATGNIYEDVIQAQAAARQGADIIAVIRSTGQSLLDYVPYGPTTEGFGGTFATQENFKIMRKALDEVGEEVGRYIRLCNYCSGLCMPEIAAMGALERLDVMLNDALYGILFRDINMQRTMIDQFFSRVINGFVGVIINTGEDNYLTTADAYEAAHTVLASQFINEQLALIAGISEEQMGLGHAFEMNPEIENGFLFELAQAQMAREIFPKAPLKYMPPTKHMTGNIFKGHIQDALFNVISIWTKQGIQLLGMLTEAIHTPFMADRYLSIENARYIFNNLRNIGDEVQFKENGIVQRRAKQVLHEATELLEKIRELGLFSALEKGIFADIERSRYGGKGLDGVAEKTNSYFNLFIPKMLEGENR from the coding sequence GTGACTGCAAAAAGTAAACTGGGCCTGGATATTAAAAAAGTGAACAGAGCCAGAGAGCTCGCAAAAGATATAGCTCTTGATGTTCAGAAATTCGTGGAACGCCACACGACAGTTAGTGTGGAAAGAACAATCTGTCGTCTCCTTGGCATTGACGGCGTAAGCAAAGGGGGAGTTCCATTACCCAATGTTGTTGTTGACCAGATCAAGGAGAAAAATTTACTTGGTGATGGTATAAGCCTTTATCTGGGAAATGCCATGCTTGAAACAGGTCTCTCAGCTCAAGAAATTGCTGAAGAAATTGCTGGCAACAGGCTGGATATAACCGAACTTCCTATGCATGATCTGGACGATATAAAAGCGCTTCTTGAGCCCCTGGTGAATGAAAGCATTGCTTTTATAAAAGGGAATAGAGAAAAGAGAGAAAGTTTAATAGCGAGGCTTGGTGAAGGCTCTCAGCCATTTCTTTATGTTATTGTGGCGACTGGAAACATTTATGAAGATGTTATCCAAGCTCAAGCGGCTGCAAGGCAGGGTGCTGATATCATAGCTGTAATCAGATCAACCGGTCAGAGCTTGCTTGATTATGTGCCCTATGGACCTACTACTGAAGGTTTTGGTGGCACATTTGCCACCCAGGAAAACTTCAAAATAATGAGAAAAGCTCTCGACGAAGTTGGAGAGGAAGTTGGAAGATATATCCGTCTCTGCAACTACTGCTCCGGGTTGTGTATGCCTGAAATAGCTGCTATGGGCGCCCTTGAAAGGCTTGACGTGATGCTCAACGATGCTTTGTACGGGATCCTTTTTAGAGATATAAATATGCAGAGAACGATGATTGATCAATTTTTCTCGAGAGTGATAAATGGCTTTGTAGGAGTAATAATAAACACTGGTGAAGACAACTATCTCACGACAGCCGATGCCTATGAAGCAGCTCACACTGTACTCGCATCACAATTTATAAATGAGCAGCTTGCTCTTATTGCGGGTATTTCGGAAGAGCAGATGGGGCTTGGCCATGCCTTTGAAATGAATCCCGAAATAGAAAATGGGTTTCTCTTTGAGCTGGCACAAGCCCAGATGGCAAGAGAAATCTTTCCAAAAGCACCACTAAAATATATGCCTCCCACAAAGCACATGACAGGTAATATCTTCAAGGGGCATATTCAAGATGCTCTTTTCAACGTTATTTCTATCTGGACAAAACAGGGAATACAACTGCTTGGAATGTTAACCGAAGCAATACATACTCCCTTCATGGCTGATCGGTATTTATCCATTGAGAACGCCAGGTATATCTTCAACAATTTGAGGAATATCGGTGATGAAGTTCAGTTTAAAGAAAACGGAATAGTTCAGCGGAGAGCAAAGCAAGTGCTTCATGAAGCAACCGAATTGCTTGAAAAAATAAGAGAACTGGGACTGTTCAGCGCTCTGGAAAAGGGTATTTTCGCTGATATTGAGAGAAGCCGATACGGTGGTAAGGGGTTGGATGGTGTAGCTGAGAAAACCAATAGTTATTTCAACCTGTTCATACCGAAAATGCTGGAAGGTGAAAACAGATGA
- the kamC gene encoding lysine 5,6-aminomutase reactivase ATPase KamC translates to MNRDKLFDVTGFKFIIDELDVRTGYGKKKLKGITFIKEHELIERELEELSMFIEHFSNENSLKELKEKLSTLKDISGTIERLKSAEILDDVDFFELKEFFLNYESLIENIQLPEFLPQIAADELLKVLDPEGLKLKNFHIYSAYSKELAALRKEKRALKHLDASKDNIFDIQERLRRLSIKEMELEQKIRHKLSGTLRDKAQKISAIAELIGKIDFLQAKAGIARKFNLCCPTLSTEVIRYKGLFNPEIKEILESNLREFQPVDLFLKEGVCVITGANMCGKTVLLRTIALAQLMFQAGFFVPASKAEMVPLEGVFFFSGDYQSYKRGLSSFAAEVLELKEAINHAKQRWLILFDELARNTNPDEGKALVSAISEFFSDSRCYTMITTHYGGITGKIRHYRVKGLKEKMPEKLDSPVSLVDYVDYSLIELNDGPGEVPHEALKIAEIFGLDKEIIAKAKKKLLEEE, encoded by the coding sequence TTGAATAGGGATAAACTCTTTGACGTTACGGGCTTTAAATTCATTATCGATGAGCTGGATGTAAGAACAGGCTATGGAAAGAAAAAGCTCAAAGGGATTACTTTTATAAAGGAGCATGAGCTGATTGAAAGAGAACTTGAAGAGCTTTCTATGTTCATTGAACACTTCAGCAATGAAAATTCCCTGAAAGAGCTCAAGGAAAAACTATCAACACTTAAAGACATTTCGGGAACTATTGAAAGGCTGAAAAGCGCCGAAATACTTGACGATGTAGATTTCTTTGAACTAAAAGAGTTTTTTTTGAACTATGAAAGCCTGATAGAAAATATCCAGCTTCCTGAGTTCTTACCGCAAATAGCAGCTGATGAACTTCTAAAGGTTCTGGATCCAGAAGGTCTTAAGCTCAAAAATTTTCATATATACAGTGCTTATTCGAAGGAACTTGCCGCTTTGAGGAAAGAAAAGAGAGCGCTAAAACATCTCGATGCGTCAAAAGACAATATTTTCGATATTCAGGAAAGGTTAAGGAGATTGAGCATCAAGGAAATGGAACTGGAACAAAAAATCAGGCATAAACTGTCTGGAACACTGCGTGATAAGGCACAAAAAATAAGCGCAATAGCGGAGCTTATAGGAAAAATTGACTTTCTTCAAGCGAAAGCAGGGATTGCCAGAAAATTCAATTTATGCTGTCCCACCCTTTCCACAGAAGTTATTAGGTATAAAGGGCTTTTCAATCCGGAAATTAAGGAGATTCTCGAATCTAATCTCAGGGAGTTTCAACCTGTTGATTTATTCCTGAAAGAAGGAGTTTGTGTAATCACCGGTGCAAACATGTGTGGCAAGACAGTACTGTTGAGAACTATTGCCCTCGCGCAGTTGATGTTTCAAGCTGGTTTTTTTGTTCCTGCAAGTAAGGCTGAGATGGTGCCACTTGAAGGGGTTTTCTTCTTTTCAGGTGATTATCAATCCTATAAAAGAGGACTTTCTTCTTTTGCCGCTGAGGTACTTGAATTGAAAGAAGCAATAAACCATGCTAAACAGCGCTGGCTCATACTCTTTGATGAGCTTGCCCGAAATACAAATCCCGACGAAGGCAAAGCTCTTGTGAGCGCTATTTCGGAGTTCTTTTCTGATAGCCGTTGCTATACTATGATAACAACCCATTATGGCGGCATTACAGGGAAGATAAGGCATTATCGTGTAAAAGGATTAAAGGAAAAGATGCCTGAAAAACTCGACTCTCCTGTATCTCTTGTTGATTACGTTGATTATTCGTTGATAGAATTAAATGACGGACCCGGAGAAGTACCACATGAAGCATTGAAAATCGCAGAGATTTTTGGATTGGATAAGGAAATAATCGCAAAAGCAAAGAAAAAGCTTTTGGAGGAGGAATGA
- the kamB gene encoding lysine 5,6-aminomutase reactivase subunit KamB: MSFVENILKLRSLSIIGLEKNTGKTESLRYIMKLIKRKNPSRVLCLTSIGLDGETIDQVTLTPKPEIEVYEGDLFATSEVHYRKKSFLSEVLWVSDRRTALGKVVLSRALESGKVMLSGPSTLGGMRELLEVAEKCGVDFFLLDGALSRRSTGTPFLCDGVILATGAALSLNPADILRKTLHAVELMKLPVEPMAEYIEKLGDGIWLARGGIFEKLPARTILGDPAIILDRIGKGCKLFIPGSLPETFVKRLISRGLSRDITLVVKDYTKVFLSPEITERFFSSGGKLKVLRRPRLLAVTFNPFSPAGYVFNSREILRDLRKSLKIPVIDVMEGEEFE, encoded by the coding sequence ATAAGCTTCGTTGAAAATATCCTGAAACTTAGAAGCCTTTCCATTATCGGGCTCGAGAAGAATACAGGAAAAACCGAAAGTCTGCGCTATATTATGAAACTTATAAAACGGAAGAATCCCTCACGTGTGCTTTGCCTCACTTCTATTGGGCTTGACGGCGAAACTATTGATCAAGTGACACTCACGCCAAAGCCAGAGATTGAGGTGTATGAGGGTGACCTTTTTGCTACCAGCGAGGTGCATTACAGAAAGAAGTCATTTCTATCCGAGGTTTTATGGGTAAGTGATAGACGAACAGCCCTTGGAAAGGTGGTACTTTCAAGGGCTCTTGAAAGTGGAAAGGTGATGCTATCGGGTCCTTCCACTCTTGGGGGAATGAGGGAGCTTCTGGAAGTTGCCGAAAAATGCGGAGTGGACTTTTTTTTGCTCGATGGTGCTTTATCAAGGCGCAGTACCGGAACCCCCTTTTTGTGTGATGGGGTTATATTGGCAACGGGTGCAGCCCTTTCTTTAAATCCTGCAGATATTTTGAGAAAAACCCTTCACGCTGTTGAATTGATGAAACTCCCCGTTGAACCTATGGCTGAATACATTGAAAAGCTTGGTGATGGCATCTGGCTTGCCAGAGGGGGCATCTTTGAAAAATTGCCAGCAAGAACTATTCTGGGTGATCCCGCCATTATTCTGGATAGAATTGGAAAAGGATGCAAGCTTTTCATTCCGGGCTCGCTTCCAGAAACTTTTGTGAAGCGCCTTATCAGCAGGGGTCTTTCTCGGGATATTACACTGGTAGTTAAAGACTACACAAAGGTATTTCTTTCCCCGGAAATCACAGAGCGCTTCTTTAGCAGCGGAGGAAAGCTCAAAGTGCTGAGAAGGCCCAGACTTCTTGCTGTTACCTTCAATCCTTTCTCCCCGGCTGGGTACGTTTTCAATTCCAGAGAAATTTTACGCGATCTAAGAAAGTCGTTAAAGATACCTGTTATAGATGTTATGGAAGGTGAAGAATTTGAATAG
- a CDS encoding MaoC family dehydratase, which yields MKYAEIKPGYIYTEERVITDEMVRSFAEITGDDNPIHLDDDFAARSIFKARISHGVLTLGLVSAVLGRKFPGPGTIYLKQDAAFRRPVYINEKIKIKIEVLEKIEEKSRLLLSTSVIKENGEEALTGQALVLFKEDEEE from the coding sequence ATGAAATACGCTGAAATAAAGCCCGGATACATATATACTGAAGAGCGCGTTATAACCGATGAAATGGTGAGGTCATTTGCAGAAATCACCGGAGATGACAATCCCATACACCTTGATGATGATTTCGCAGCCAGGAGCATTTTCAAAGCAAGAATTTCTCATGGTGTTCTAACGCTGGGACTTGTTTCAGCTGTTCTTGGAAGGAAGTTCCCGGGCCCTGGAACTATATACTTGAAACAGGATGCAGCTTTCAGGAGGCCTGTTTATATCAACGAAAAGATAAAGATAAAAATCGAGGTTCTGGAAAAGATCGAAGAAAAATCCAGGCTGCTTTTATCAACAAGTGTAATAAAAGAAAACGGTGAAGAGGCACTCACGGGACAGGCTCTAGTCCTTTTCAAGGAGGATGAAGAGGAATAA
- the kamA gene encoding lysine 2,3-aminomutase — translation MRDYRDIPIWKDVSEEDWNDWKWQVRNRITTLEDLRKVINITDEEARGIENCLKTLRMAITPYYATLMDPDNSRCPIRRQAVPTEKELKIDKWDMFDPLHEDEDSPVQGLTHRYPDRVLLLVTDQCSMYCRHCTRRRFAGQLDRPRSKKDIDAAIEYIRETPEVRDVLLSGGDALLLEDDVIEYILKELRKIPHVEIIRIGTRTPVVLPQRITPNLVNMLRKYHPIWVNTHFNHPKEITPESRKACEVLADAGIPLGNQSVLLRGINDSPYIMMELVHGLVKIRVRPYYLYQCDMSTGISHFRTSIRKGIAIMEALIGHTSGFCIPTFVVDAPGGGGKIRVMPQYMVSQSDRTVVLRNYEGVLTTYHEPEDVDSDVDDSEYRAKYKLSGVAKLLDGKQINLEPTELERRERIAKWKERRRAKNEIR, via the coding sequence ATGAGAGATTATAGAGATATTCCCATTTGGAAAGATGTTTCTGAAGAAGATTGGAATGACTGGAAATGGCAGGTTAGAAACCGGATAACAACCCTTGAAGACCTTAGGAAAGTGATCAACATCACAGATGAAGAAGCGCGTGGTATTGAAAATTGCTTGAAAACATTGAGAATGGCTATCACTCCATATTACGCTACTCTTATGGATCCTGATAACTCCAGATGTCCTATAAGAAGACAGGCGGTACCTACTGAGAAGGAGCTGAAGATAGATAAGTGGGACATGTTTGACCCCTTGCATGAAGACGAAGACTCACCTGTGCAGGGGCTGACACATAGGTATCCTGATCGAGTGCTTCTGCTGGTTACGGACCAGTGCTCTATGTATTGCAGGCATTGTACCAGAAGACGCTTCGCAGGTCAACTGGATAGGCCAAGATCCAAAAAGGATATAGATGCAGCCATTGAATATATCCGGGAAACTCCGGAAGTAAGAGATGTCCTGTTATCAGGCGGAGATGCCTTGCTGCTGGAAGATGATGTGATCGAATATATTCTGAAAGAGTTGAGAAAAATCCCTCATGTAGAAATAATCAGGATCGGTACCAGAACACCAGTAGTTTTGCCACAAAGAATAACCCCTAACCTTGTAAATATGCTTAGAAAGTACCATCCAATTTGGGTAAATACACATTTTAATCATCCAAAGGAAATTACTCCTGAATCAAGAAAGGCCTGTGAAGTATTGGCAGATGCTGGTATTCCCCTTGGAAACCAAAGCGTTCTTCTCAGAGGTATAAATGATAGCCCCTATATCATGATGGAGCTGGTTCATGGGCTTGTCAAGATAAGGGTTCGGCCTTATTATCTCTATCAATGTGATATGTCCACAGGCATTTCTCATTTTCGTACTTCAATAAGAAAAGGCATTGCTATAATGGAAGCATTGATAGGCCACACCTCTGGCTTCTGTATTCCTACTTTTGTTGTTGACGCTCCCGGTGGAGGTGGGAAGATCAGAGTAATGCCTCAATACATGGTTTCGCAGTCAGATCGGACGGTGGTGTTGAGAAACTACGAAGGCGTTCTTACAACATACCATGAGCCAGAAGATGTGGATAGCGACGTTGATGATTCTGAATACAGAGCAAAGTACAAATTAAGCGGTGTGGCAAAATTGCTTGATGGAAAGCAGATAAACCTTGAACCAACAGAACTCGAAAGGCGCGAAAGAATAGCGAAATGGAAGGAACGAAGGAGGGCGAAAAATGAAATACGCTGA
- the kdd gene encoding L-erythro-3,5-diaminohexanoate dehydrogenase, with protein MKKGCPFGSHRVIEPKGSLPQSALKIDNTMELYSNEILIKVQTLNVDSASFTQIKDACNNDKGRISEMIKKIVEERGKLQNPVTGSGGMLIGTVEAIGPDLAHLDLKVGDRIATLVSLSLTPLKIDRIKNINVETDQVDIEGKAIIFESGIYAVLPEDIPDRLALAVLDVAGAPAQVERLVKKGMTVGIIGGGGKSGVLCAYQARKNAGETGKVIVVEYSKENARRIEELGLADEVIVADATKPIEVYERVMALTKGKLCDVVINNVNVESTEMSSILITKDRGIVYFFSMATSFTRAALGAEGVGKDITMIIGNGYARGHAELSLNILREAPEIRELFENLYQ; from the coding sequence ATGAAAAAGGGGTGCCCTTTTGGAAGCCACAGGGTGATTGAACCAAAGGGTTCTTTGCCGCAATCGGCACTGAAAATTGACAATACTATGGAACTTTATTCCAATGAAATTCTCATAAAGGTTCAGACGCTAAATGTTGACTCTGCCAGTTTCACGCAGATAAAAGATGCTTGCAATAATGACAAAGGCAGAATTTCAGAGATGATTAAGAAAATCGTTGAAGAACGTGGGAAACTTCAAAATCCGGTAACTGGCTCTGGTGGTATGTTGATAGGAACGGTTGAAGCAATTGGACCTGATCTTGCTCATCTGGATTTAAAAGTCGGCGATCGTATAGCTACTCTCGTTTCGTTATCACTTACTCCGCTGAAAATTGACCGCATAAAAAACATAAATGTTGAAACCGATCAGGTTGACATTGAGGGGAAAGCAATCATTTTTGAAAGTGGCATATACGCGGTACTCCCGGAAGATATCCCCGACAGGCTTGCGCTGGCTGTACTCGATGTTGCAGGTGCTCCTGCTCAGGTAGAACGGCTTGTAAAAAAAGGCATGACTGTGGGAATAATAGGCGGTGGGGGGAAATCCGGTGTTCTTTGCGCTTATCAGGCCAGAAAAAATGCCGGCGAAACAGGTAAAGTCATAGTTGTTGAGTATTCAAAGGAAAATGCAAGAAGAATTGAGGAACTGGGATTGGCAGATGAGGTTATCGTAGCTGATGCCACAAAACCCATAGAAGTCTATGAACGGGTTATGGCATTGACAAAAGGAAAACTTTGCGACGTTGTAATAAATAATGTGAACGTTGAATCGACTGAAATGTCTTCGATATTGATAACAAAGGATCGTGGAATCGTATATTTTTTTAGCATGGCAACTTCTTTTACCCGGGCAGCCCTTGGAGCTGAAGGTGTGGGGAAAGACATTACAATGATAATTGGCAATGGTTATGCCCGGGGGCATGCGGAATTAAGCCTTAACATTCTCCGGGAAGCACCTGAAATAAGAGAACTCTTCGAAAATTTATATCAGTAA